From the Conexivisphaerales archaeon genome, the window GATTATGAATATACCAAAGATAAGAGAAATTACTATGGCTGAGAACATACTCTTTGTCAGAAAGTAAGGAAGGGCCAGTATCACTGCGCTTACGAAGTATGATATACCAGTGTAGGCAGCTGCAAGGGTTGATGAGCCCTGAAACCCGTGCTTTGCCTGCGCATAGGCAGCTGAAGCCATAGCTATAGAAGCTGCAGCACCTGCAACTATACCAGCAAGTCCTGTCAGCTCGGTAGAGTGGTATATGCCCAGCGACCCTGCATGTATTCCTGCTATCTCCACAAGTGCATCTGCAAGTCCAAGAACTATGAAGGAGATGTACTTGACATAGGAGCTTTCAACGCTTGAAGCGAAGAAGAGCTCATGCTCCCTTTCGTCGGCTATTATCTTTTCGAAGGTTGCTTTGTCTTCTTCCGGGATAAGGCTCCTGTATGATTCGTACTTCTTTATAGTCTTTGACTCCTGACCCTCCAGCCACTTTATCGCAAAGGCTGCTCCCATTATGTACCTGAGGAAGATGACAAAGTACAGCTTTGTGGACCTAGGCTTTATCTTCTCGCCATCTATGAATTTGCTCCAGAAGTCGAAGTGACCCTTCTCCATCTGGCTGAGCTTTGAGAAGACTTCTTTTGTTTTACCGTTCCTGTCAAATCTGGCCAACCTGCTGTATACACTGTAGTCTGTTAACTCGTCCCTTGACTCTGCAATCGCTATTTCTTTGAGTTCTGGGCTGGCCATCCTCTTTTTCCACCCGTCTGAATAAATCTGGTATAATATGAAATTTCCCCATGATTAGAGAATGGTTTGGTATAAGGTTTGAGAATGTATGGGCAAAGATTAATGCTCTATCCATCTCCACTCAGAGAGATTAAAATTGCAGACTTGGCTGGCTTCTGACATAGGAAGAAACAGGGTGAATTGATTGAGGAACTTTGCTACCATACAGATGGGTTCTTGGATAGTTCTTGTATATTTCTTAACTCTGTCAGCATTCTTCGCATTTTCAGGTCAGTTGAACGAAGGGTTCTTCTTCTTTCTTGCTGGCAGCATCATAGCTTTGGCTCTATCATACCAGCGAAGGGTCGTATTCCTGAACGAATGGAGCGTCTTTCTGGTTATAGCTGTATCGTATGAAGGGCTGAGATATCTCTATCAGCCCTTATCTCAGAGATTTGGGATAACAGACATCTTCGTCCTTGATAAGATGCTTTGGGGCTTTAACCTTACGGGAACTCTTCAAGAAGCCGCAAAGTCCAGCATTTTGACTCCTGTGATGACACTGGCATATTCTCTTCACATACCTCTTGTGATCATATTTGCACTCATCTTCTGGATGTACAGAAGAGATTTGTTTCGCCTTTATGCTACAGCTGTCAGCATCTGTACCTATGTGGCTTTTCTGTTCTTTCTTATCATGCCATCAGCCCCTCCATGGTGGACGGGTGTTGCTGAAAATCTGCTGGCTGGAGGAGCTGCAGCTACTTATCATTCTCTCAGCAATATATTTGAATCAGACCCGCTGGCAGCCTTTCCAAGCCTGCATGCAGCGTATGTAATGCTATTGACTCTGATATTAATGAAGGTAGGTAAGAAGTATGGTTTTGCATTCGTCTTTGTAGCCTTGGCTGTCCTGTTTTCAACTCTATACCTTGGACAGCACTTTCTAATAGACCTGATCGCTGGTACGTTGCTTGCGTTTTCTTCCTTTTTCCTTGCTGAAAGGTTGAATCAGAGGATAATTCTGGTCAGAGGGGAAAGAGCAATAAGGTAATTTTTTCACCTCAGGTAGTAATCTTTCACCCTGATGGTGTCTGAAGGATGAGGCGAAGAGGCCTCATCAATGTATGTGTTTCTCAATGCTACTATGCTGTGAACCGTCTTGGGTTCGATTGTGTGCCTCTCACCTTCGTTCAGCTCAACAGGGCTTGAATCAGGAAATTCTACCCTGACTTTGCCCTTTACAACGTAGAGTGTTTCCATCTTCTGCTCATGGTAGTGCATGCTTGTTCTGTACCCTTCCTTCAGGTACAGCTTCTTCTGAAGATATCTGTCTGTCAGCGCAACGACCAGCTCAAATCCCCATGGCTTATCAGTCCTGTTCTGGTAGATGTTTCTTACCTCTTCCAGATCCTTCACGCTGTCGAGAGACTTCCATAGCACATCGGGGTCGGACTCTATGTAAACGCCTAACTTCCCGGCTCTGGCAAGCCTGGGAAAGACGTCGTTCTCTATGCTGCTGGGAGGAGCCAAGTCTGCACCTGCAGATAGCAGCTCTTCTGCATCTTTCGCAAAGTAGACTCCTCCGTTTATGTAATAAGGAAGGACAGGCTTTTCTCTGAAACTGAC encodes:
- a CDS encoding sugar phosphate nucleotidyltransferase, with protein sequence MVRPTGLILAGGYGKRLKPLTDTLPKPLIELKEGYCILDKQLNDLRFAGAHEVVLLTGYLHDKIEERYGREWKGLGIRYSVEEKPLGTWGAIKKAIEEMKISGPVAIMNGDIITDVDIASMFNNGSHPVTILGVQMRSPYGTLDISGTTIVSFREKPVLPYYINGGVYFAKDAEELLSAGADLAPPSSIENDVFPRLARAGKLGVYIESDPDVLWKSLDSVKDLEEVRNIYQNRTDKPWGFELVVALTDRYLQKKLYLKEGYRTSMHYHEQKMETLYVVKGKVRVEFPDSSPVELNEGERHTIEPKTVHSIVALRNTYIDEASSPHPSDTIRVKDYYLR
- a CDS encoding phosphatase PAP2 family protein is translated as MRNFATIQMGSWIVLVYFLTLSAFFAFSGQLNEGFFFFLAGSIIALALSYQRRVVFLNEWSVFLVIAVSYEGLRYLYQPLSQRFGITDIFVLDKMLWGFNLTGTLQEAAKSSILTPVMTLAYSLHIPLVIIFALIFWMYRRDLFRLYATAVSICTYVAFLFFLIMPSAPPWWTGVAENLLAGGAAATYHSLSNIFESDPLAAFPSLHAAYVMLLTLILMKVGKKYGFAFVFVALAVLFSTLYLGQHFLIDLIAGTLLAFSSFFLAERLNQRIILVRGERAIR
- a CDS encoding VIT1/CCC1 family protein — encoded protein: MASPELKEIAIAESRDELTDYSVYSRLARFDRNGKTKEVFSKLSQMEKGHFDFWSKFIDGEKIKPRSTKLYFVIFLRYIMGAAFAIKWLEGQESKTIKKYESYRSLIPEEDKATFEKIIADEREHELFFASSVESSYVKYISFIVLGLADALVEIAGIHAGSLGIYHSTELTGLAGIVAGAAASIAMASAAYAQAKHGFQGSSTLAAAYTGISYFVSAVILALPYFLTKSMFSAIVISLIFGIFIIGFVSWYNSVISDGNFRKDFGELSGIMLGASLALYIFGQIVRTFLGITI